A genomic region of Janthinobacterium lividum contains the following coding sequences:
- a CDS encoding LutC/YkgG family protein, whose protein sequence is MSAILTARERMLGRLRAAAPSAPESMEAIDAAIDRHYLARRAQAPLSPRGRIAAMQAALRAAHAEVDCVSSDAWPALLTQRLEAHGVCRLLLDAGSAEGRALRAALPAGVEALSFERPLAQWKGELFDTVDAGFTVARSGIAATGTLVIAPDAATPRTVSLAPPLHVCLVYASTLHVDLHAAARAERWADGMPANLVLVSGPSKTSDIQQTLAYGAHGPRWLWVLIIDDLPAQEGGQP, encoded by the coding sequence ATGAGCGCGATCTTGACCGCCCGCGAGCGCATGCTGGGACGCCTGCGCGCCGCCGCGCCTTCCGCGCCCGAATCGATGGAGGCAATCGATGCCGCCATCGACAGGCACTATCTGGCGCGCCGCGCGCAAGCGCCGCTGTCGCCACGGGGCCGGATCGCCGCCATGCAGGCAGCCTTGCGCGCCGCGCATGCGGAAGTCGACTGCGTGAGCAGCGATGCCTGGCCAGCCCTGCTGACACAGCGCCTGGAAGCGCACGGCGTATGCCGTTTGCTGCTCGATGCCGGCAGCGCCGAAGGGCGGGCCTTACGCGCCGCCTTGCCAGCTGGCGTGGAAGCACTGTCTTTCGAGCGTCCGCTGGCGCAATGGAAGGGCGAATTGTTCGATACCGTCGATGCCGGTTTTACCGTCGCCCGTTCCGGCATTGCCGCCACGGGTACCCTGGTCATCGCGCCCGACGCGGCCACGCCGCGCACGGTATCGCTGGCGCCGCCCCTGCATGTCTGCCTCGTGTATGCCAGCACCCTGCACGTGGACTTGCATGCGGCGGCGCGCGCCGAGCGCTGGGCCGACGGCATGCCGGCCAACCTGGTGCTCGTGTCGGGTCCCTCGAAAACGTCCGACATCCAGCAAACCCTCGCCTATGGCGCGCACGGTCCGCGCTGGCTGTGGGTGCTGATCAT
- a CDS encoding FadR/GntR family transcriptional regulator: MQTRGRVEMVMRRLETALLDGSLPAGAQLPAERLLALQYGVSRNTVREAVQRLAARGLVRSRRGAGVFVTDQLRTGMASPWSQLVADHPALRDDILEFRRVLEGATAYFAAQRASGDERAQIMALLAELEQARASDDKHGEAQADARLHEVIAQASHNTMFLHLHTSIIGMLREHITINGTGLRQQDDATSLHLLSQHRTLCEAICASQPEEARTAMQSHIDFVRTRVTSDDD; encoded by the coding sequence ATGCAAACGCGGGGCAGGGTCGAGATGGTGATGCGCAGGCTGGAGACGGCCCTGCTGGACGGCAGCTTGCCGGCGGGTGCACAGTTGCCGGCAGAACGCCTGCTGGCGCTGCAATATGGGGTCTCGCGCAATACCGTGCGCGAAGCGGTGCAGCGGCTGGCGGCGCGGGGACTGGTGCGCAGCCGGCGCGGCGCGGGCGTGTTCGTGACGGATCAATTGCGCACGGGCATGGCTTCGCCGTGGAGCCAGCTGGTGGCCGACCACCCTGCCCTGCGCGACGACATCCTGGAATTTCGCCGCGTGCTGGAAGGGGCGACGGCCTACTTTGCGGCGCAGCGGGCCAGCGGGGACGAGCGCGCGCAGATCATGGCGCTGCTGGCCGAGCTGGAACAGGCGCGCGCCAGCGACGACAAGCACGGCGAGGCGCAGGCCGATGCACGGCTGCATGAAGTCATCGCGCAAGCGTCGCACAACACCATGTTTTTGCACCTGCACACCAGCATCATCGGCATGCTGCGCGAACACATCACCATCAATGGCACGGGCTTGCGCCAGCAGGATGACGCCACGTCGCTGCACCTGCTGTCGCAGCACCGCACCCTGTGCGAGGCCATCTGCGCCAGCCAGCCCGAGGAAGCGCGCACGGCCATGCAAAGCCACATCGATTTCGTGCGCACGCGCGTCACCAGCGACGACGATTGA
- a CDS encoding (Fe-S)-binding protein: MQPDPRQPRHAPRHYPHAPLQVYLFATCLVDLFVPQAGLDAVRLLEREGLLVHYPRGQSCCGQPAYSSGNPEQARAVARAQLDLFAQPWPVIVPSGSCAGMMRHHWPQLFQDDPVAGPKAAELAERVYELSEFLVCVLQLDLAGLALAAPGQAEENVVLHTSCGARREMGTRVHGVALLDALPGVTRIEHQRESECCGFGGTFSLKHPDISGAMVSDKIASACATGCDRLVSADCGCLLNIGHAAQHQGAPLPVEHLASFLWRRTGGAA; encoded by the coding sequence ATGCAGCCAGACCCGCGCCAGCCGCGCCACGCTCCACGCCACTACCCACATGCGCCGCTCCAGGTGTACCTGTTCGCCACCTGCCTGGTCGACCTGTTCGTGCCGCAGGCGGGCCTCGACGCGGTGCGCCTGCTGGAGCGGGAGGGCTTGCTGGTGCATTATCCGCGCGGCCAGAGCTGCTGTGGCCAGCCCGCCTACAGCAGCGGCAATCCGGAGCAGGCGCGCGCCGTGGCCCGCGCCCAGCTGGACCTGTTTGCGCAGCCATGGCCCGTGATCGTGCCATCCGGCTCCTGCGCCGGCATGATGCGCCACCACTGGCCGCAGCTGTTCCAGGACGACCCGGTGGCCGGTCCCAAGGCTGCCGAACTGGCCGAGCGCGTGTATGAACTGAGCGAATTTCTCGTCTGCGTGCTGCAGCTCGACCTGGCCGGCCTGGCCCTGGCCGCCCCCGGGCAAGCGGAGGAAAACGTGGTGCTGCATACCTCGTGCGGGGCGCGCCGCGAAATGGGCACGCGGGTGCACGGCGTGGCCTTGCTTGACGCCTTGCCCGGCGTGACGCGCATCGAACACCAGCGTGAATCGGAATGCTGCGGCTTCGGCGGCACGTTTTCATTGAAACACCCGGATATTTCCGGCGCCATGGTCAGCGACAAGATCGCCTCGGCCTGCGCCACGGGCTGCGACCGGCTCGTCTCGGCCGACTGCGGCTGCCTGCTCAACATCGGCCACGCCGCGCAGCATCAGGGCGCGCCGCTGCCCGTCGAACACCTGGCCAGCTTCTTGTGGCGCCGCACGGGAGGCGCGGCATGA